The Rubricoccus marinus nucleotide sequence CGGCACGCACGTCGTCTGCGCCGTCATGACCGCAGACTTTCTCGCGTTCACGCGCGCCAGAGGCAACGACCTCTCGACGCCGCGGCCCGAGTACCGCTTCCCGGGCCTGACCCCCGGCGACCGGTGGTGCCTGTGCGTGAGCCGCTGGCGCGAGGCGCTGGAAGCCGGCGTCGCACCGCCCGTCGTGTTGGAAGCCACGCACCGCAAGGCGCTCGACGTGGTGTCGCTGAACGACCTGCATGCGCACGCGGTGTAGGCCTCTGGCGTCGGTGTCCGCGCCAGAGGCTTGTGCGGCGCGGGCTCATCCCGTTCGCGCGGGAGAGTTATGCCGCACCCCAAGTGGCCGATACGTGAGGCATGCGCGACCTCACCTCTGCACCTCGCTGGATCGGCGTGATCTGCCTCGGCGTGGGGCTTTTCATTCTGGGCATCGCGTTCGGCGTGGTCCCTACGGACCCTGAGACCGTCCACGTGCCGCCGTGGGTGCTGGCCGCGTGCGGCCTCGTCTTTGCGCTGTGCGGCGTGGCCGTCATGACGCCCGAGCACTCCCCGATCCGGGCCGCCGCTGGCGCCACGGTCGTTCTCGCGATGGGCTTGGTCGGCGCCTGGGTGTCGCTGTGGGGCGATGCCGGAGGGTTCTCGGGCGGCGTGCCGTTCCTCTCGCCAGAGGCCAACGTAGTCGTCGCGCGCATCGTCTTCGGGTTTGGCGCGCTGACGTGCTTCGCCATCTTCGCGTGGGGCACGTCGCGGCTCGCGCGCGGGTCAGGGGAGCAGCCAGAGGCCTAACGCGAGAGAACGTGGCGCGGAGAGGAGAGAGGCGGTATCGTCTGCGGTCCCCGGGCTCTCTTCACCCTCCCTTCGCTATGCGTTTTGCTCTCCCCTGGCGCGCCGCCCTCGGCGCACTCGTCCTCGCGTTCAGCCTCGCCGCGTGTGACGCCACCCAGCCTGCCTCTGGCGACGGCGTCGCGCCCGTCGCCTCCGACCCGGTCTACGAGGCCATGCTCGACGGCGTCGGCGGGCTCGACGGCTTGGCAGCGCTGTTGGACTCCGCCTCGCCAGAGGCCCTCGAAGCGACGTTCGCCGAGTACGGCGTGGACTACGAGCAGATCGACGTGAGCACCGCGGACATGGCGGAGGCGAAGCTGGGCGACACCATCACGGAGTGCCCGCAGTACTTCCGCAGCGCCGACCGCAACAAGTGGATCACGCTTGTCGGCGCCGGCGGCTCCGAGAGCCACTACATCGACGGGACCGGCCGGCCTCTGGCGGCCTACAAGCGGCTCCCACCGGTCACGACGGCCGCGCGCTCCACATACTGCCAGACCAACGTCGGCAACTGGGGCTCGCCCGCGTCCTCGTTCGACGGTGGGCACCTTATCGGCAGCCAACTCGGCGGCTGGGGCAAGCGCGCGAACATCGTCCCGCAGCACTACAACTTCAACCGCGGCAACTGGAAGCGCGTTGAGGACCAACTCGCGAAGTGCGACCGGCTCTCCAACGGCGTCGTGGCCTACTACGTGGTCGTCGGCTACCCGTCCGGCTCCGGCCTCACGCCGAGCACGTTTACCGCGAACGTGAGCGTGTCCAACTCGGCGTGGGAGAACGCCTACTTCTCGAACGCCTCTGGCGGCGGCTCCAATGGCACCGCCGAGGCGACCTCGATGCAGAACTGGCTCTCGGGCCGCGGCTGCTACTAAGTCCCGGCTAGGCCTCTGGCGGGTAGACCGCGGTGGCGCTCTGCGCAGGCGCCAGAGGCCGGGAGGGGTGCCGCGCTCTGAGGGAAGTCCGGGCTCGCGTTCTCTGTCCCCCTCCGAGAAGGGGACAGCTCCGACCGCGCCTCTAGCGAGACCTCGGGCCATCCCGGTCTCTCACGAGGCTTCGGTGCCCACTGTCCCCCTTACCAAGGGGGACAGCTTCGCGACCGTAGGGCGAGCGAAGCGGGGGGTACTCTCAGGATGCTTCGAAGCCGCACGCCGTCGCCAGCGGCCTCTGGCGCCAGAGGCTCGTCAGGCATCTGCCACTGGCTACTCGCCACTGGCCCCATCCCCTACAGAACGGCGCCAGTGATCGCGAAGCCGACAATGGCCACGCCACCCGCGAGGAGCGCATACGGCAGCTGCGTGCGGACGTGCGCGATGTGATCCGTCGCGGCGGCGAGGGACGAGACGATGGTGGTGTCCGAGATCGGCGAGGCGTGGTCGCCGAAGATGCCGCCGGCGAGGGACGCGGCCAGGAACGGCGCCAGAGGCAACCCGAGCGCCGCCGCGGCCGGGACCGCGATGGGGATCATGATGGCGAACGTGCCCCAGCTCGTGCCCGTCGAGAACGCCACGAAGGCACCCGTGACGAACACGAGCGGGAGGAGCAGGACCGGCCCGACGCCCGCGTTCGCGACGCCCTCGGCCACGAAGATGCCCGCGCCCAGCTCGCGCGTGACCGCGCCGAGCGCGAGCGCGAGGAGCAAGATCAGCGCCATGCCCAGCATCCCGCCCGCGCCCTTGAGGCCGACTTCGGTCAGCTGCGTCACGTTCATCCCGCGCTGCACGAACATGAGGACCCACGCGACCGCGAGGCCGACGAGGACGGCCCAGAGCACGCTCGTCGATCCGCTGCCGTCCAGGAGGTTGCCGTCGCCGGTGATCCAGAGCCCTAGCGGCATCGTGATCACCATCGCCGCCAGAGGCACGATCATGTTGAACGCCCGCGCCGGAATCGTCCCGACGGGCTCCGGCACGAGCGCGCCTTCGTCCACGGCGGG carries:
- a CDS encoding DUF2237 family protein encodes the protein MQVETTQNVLGTALQTCGTDPVTGFYRDGCCETGPDDHGTHVVCAVMTADFLAFTRARGNDLSTPRPEYRFPGLTPGDRWCLCVSRWREALEAGVAPPVVLEATHRKALDVVSLNDLHAHAV
- a CDS encoding DNA/RNA non-specific endonuclease translates to MRFALPWRAALGALVLAFSLAACDATQPASGDGVAPVASDPVYEAMLDGVGGLDGLAALLDSASPEALEATFAEYGVDYEQIDVSTADMAEAKLGDTITECPQYFRSADRNKWITLVGAGGSESHYIDGTGRPLAAYKRLPPVTTAARSTYCQTNVGNWGSPASSFDGGHLIGSQLGGWGKRANIVPQHYNFNRGNWKRVEDQLAKCDRLSNGVVAYYVVVGYPSGSGLTPSTFTANVSVSNSAWENAYFSNASGGGSNGTAEATSMQNWLSGRGCY
- a CDS encoding Na+/H+ antiporter NhaC family protein encodes the protein MEDPTWTSLLPPILAIGLAIWTRQVYLSLAAGIVLGFTILAGWNPIAGIGGAIEGLVTVLGDPGNARVILFTLVIGALIATVEAAGGVKGFVEMLDRRGVFAGARGARLLAFLTGVVIFIESNITVLVAGSVARPLFDRQKRSREMLAYLIDSTSAAVCILLPLNAWGAYILGLLGEQGVEEPLRLFVEAIPLNFYALAAVTLAGFVAVTGWAIGPMKKAEDRAARGLLFDEGSAPAVDEGALVPEPVGTIPARAFNMIVPLAAMVITMPLGLWITGDGNLLDGSGSTSVLWAVLVGLAVAWVLMFVQRGMNVTQLTEVGLKGAGGMLGMALILLLALALGAVTRELGAGIFVAEGVANAGVGPVLLLPLVFVTGAFVAFSTGTSWGTFAIMIPIAVPAAAALGLPLAPFLAASLAGGIFGDHASPISDTTIVSSLAAATDHIAHVRTQLPYALLAGGVAIVGFAITGAVL